Proteins encoded within one genomic window of Prauserella marina:
- a CDS encoding SMP-30/gluconolactonase/LRE family protein codes for MDFGTVDLFIVNGNGPEDVLVDGEGTVYTGLEDGRVVRLDDLGARGARIEVIAETGGRPLGIEFFGEELLVCDGERGLLVVSPAEGTVSTLADSIAGVPMLVCNNAAVAADGTVYFSDSSARFPLSKWRDDLVEQTATGRLLRRNPDGTVDQLVGGLQFANGVALARDESFVVVAETGACRLRRVWLTGERAGTTDVFLDGLRGHPDNLSTGSDGLIWVAEASPRVGALELMRKLPSPLRTGIRALPGWIQPKPGPSCGVLGVSADSEIVHDLSGVITGFRMPTGIRESAGRLYLGSLAGQAIARTSVPSQ; via the coding sequence ATGGATTTCGGCACGGTGGATCTGTTTATCGTCAACGGAAACGGGCCGGAAGACGTGCTCGTGGACGGCGAAGGCACTGTCTACACGGGACTGGAGGACGGGCGGGTCGTCAGGCTCGACGACCTCGGCGCTCGCGGTGCCAGGATCGAGGTGATCGCCGAGACCGGTGGCCGCCCGCTCGGCATCGAATTCTTCGGCGAGGAGTTGCTGGTCTGCGATGGTGAGCGTGGCCTGCTCGTCGTGTCACCGGCAGAGGGGACGGTCAGCACGCTTGCCGACAGCATCGCGGGCGTCCCGATGCTGGTGTGCAACAACGCGGCCGTCGCGGCCGACGGCACCGTGTACTTCAGCGATTCCTCGGCCAGGTTCCCGCTCTCGAAATGGCGTGACGACCTGGTCGAGCAGACCGCGACCGGAAGGCTACTGCGCAGGAATCCGGACGGGACGGTGGATCAGCTCGTCGGCGGGTTGCAGTTCGCGAACGGCGTCGCGCTGGCGCGGGACGAATCGTTCGTCGTCGTCGCCGAAACCGGGGCGTGCAGGCTGCGCAGGGTCTGGCTGACCGGAGAGCGGGCGGGAACCACCGATGTCTTTCTCGACGGCCTGCGCGGTCATCCCGACAACCTTTCGACGGGAAGCGACGGGCTGATCTGGGTCGCGGAGGCCAGTCCACGGGTCGGCGCGCTCGAACTGATGCGGAAGCTTCCTTCCCCGCTGCGAACCGGAATTCGAGCGCTTCCCGGGTGGATCCAGCCCAAACCGGGCCCGTCGTGCGGGGTGCTCGGCGTGTCAGCCGACAGCGAAATCGTGCACGACCTGAGCGGCGTGATCACCGGCTTCCGGATGCCGACCGGAATCAGGGAATCCGCTGGACGCCTGTACCTCGGCAGTCTTGCCGGGCAGGCCATCGCGCGGACTTCCGTGCCCTCGCAGTGA
- a CDS encoding DHA2 family efflux MFS transporter permease subunit, whose protein sequence is MDAGSGARPADDKLDRTVLRIAGVVVLGAIMAVLDTTVVNVALQQLTIEFETSFATIQWVATGYMLALASVIPLTGWAANRFGSKRLYMAAIVLFLIGSMVAGMAWNVESLIAFRVIQGLGGGMLMPASMTILTKAAGPQRVGRVMAVLGVPMLLGPIAGPILGGWLVDSVSWRWIFYINVPIGLIALWTAWRVLPSEERQPTGRFDFAGLLMLSPGLALLIYGVSDIPAAGGISSTSVWLPMLAGIVLIAGFVVRALNAENPLIDLRLFRNRTFSVAAVTMTLFAVAFFGAMLLLPTYFLLVRGETALQAGLLLAPQGLGAMVVMPIAGRLADRIGAGKVVLPGLVLIVGGLAVFSQVGADTPYWALLSSLFVLGMGMGSSMMPIMSAALSTLTKDNVAEASSSLNIIQQTAGAIGAAVMSVILAGLLATKFGVPTAQGQLAATAAVRDPRTHDVAVTLAADSFASTFVWSLILVALCFIPALFLPRKRPAMPEDEQTAPPMLAH, encoded by the coding sequence ATGGACGCCGGTAGCGGAGCGAGACCGGCTGACGACAAACTCGATCGCACCGTCCTGAGGATCGCGGGCGTCGTCGTGCTCGGCGCCATCATGGCCGTGCTCGACACGACCGTTGTCAACGTCGCGCTGCAACAGTTGACCATCGAGTTCGAGACCTCGTTCGCGACGATCCAATGGGTCGCCACGGGGTACATGCTGGCGCTGGCGTCGGTGATCCCGCTGACGGGCTGGGCTGCCAACCGGTTCGGCAGCAAACGGCTGTACATGGCCGCCATCGTGTTGTTCCTGATCGGTTCGATGGTGGCGGGCATGGCCTGGAACGTCGAATCGCTCATCGCGTTCCGGGTCATCCAAGGGCTCGGCGGCGGCATGTTGATGCCAGCGAGCATGACCATTCTGACCAAGGCGGCCGGGCCGCAGCGGGTCGGCAGGGTCATGGCGGTGCTCGGGGTGCCGATGCTGCTGGGTCCCATCGCGGGCCCGATTCTCGGTGGCTGGCTCGTCGATTCCGTGAGCTGGCGGTGGATCTTCTACATCAATGTCCCCATTGGACTGATCGCGTTGTGGACGGCGTGGCGAGTGCTGCCGTCCGAGGAACGGCAGCCGACCGGCCGGTTCGACTTCGCGGGCCTGCTCATGCTGTCGCCTGGACTCGCGTTGCTCATTTACGGTGTTTCGGACATTCCGGCGGCAGGTGGAATTTCCTCGACCAGTGTCTGGCTGCCGATGCTGGCCGGGATCGTCCTGATCGCCGGGTTTGTCGTCAGGGCACTGAACGCGGAGAATCCGCTGATCGATCTGCGATTGTTCAGAAACAGGACGTTCTCGGTCGCCGCCGTCACCATGACCTTGTTCGCGGTGGCTTTCTTCGGCGCGATGCTGTTGCTGCCGACTTATTTCCTGCTGGTGCGCGGAGAAACGGCGTTGCAGGCCGGTTTGTTGCTCGCGCCGCAAGGGCTCGGAGCCATGGTCGTCATGCCGATCGCGGGAAGGCTCGCCGACCGGATCGGAGCCGGCAAGGTCGTGTTGCCCGGACTCGTGCTCATCGTCGGCGGGCTCGCGGTGTTCTCACAGGTCGGAGCCGACACTCCGTACTGGGCGTTGCTGAGTTCGTTGTTCGTGCTCGGTATGGGTATGGGCTCGTCGATGATGCCGATCATGTCGGCGGCGCTGTCGACACTGACCAAGGACAACGTGGCTGAGGCTTCCAGTTCGCTGAACATCATCCAGCAGACGGCGGGCGCCATCGGCGCCGCGGTGATGTCGGTGATCCTGGCCGGGCTGCTGGCGACCAAGTTCGGTGTCCCGACGGCGCAGGGGCAGCTCGCGGCGACGGCGGCGGTGCGGGATCCGCGCACGCACGACGTCGCGGTGACGCTCGCGGCGGATTCGTTCGCCTCGACGTTCGTGTGGTCGCTGATTCTGGTCGCGTTGTGCTTCATCCCGGCGTTGTTCCTGCCGCGTAAGCGGCCCGCGATGCCGGAAGATGAGCAGACCGCGCCGCCGATGCTCGCCCACTGA
- a CDS encoding TetR/AcrR family transcriptional regulator yields MTTESAPKWRRLEPDERKEQIFTCAALLFGERPYAEVSTSDIAARAGVARGLINHYFGTKRELYLAVVKRALNVPHEAVTQLPNGTLEERTNAAVEWFLDMVSKQEKTWLAAITPEGIGRDAEVEHILDGADRAAADRVLEAMGFAGDDPRWEQLNALVRSYGGMVKSAGREWLIHGTLDRRQVHVLLSRLLRTLVTDVLPEVDATR; encoded by the coding sequence ATGACCACGGAATCAGCGCCGAAGTGGCGAAGACTGGAGCCGGACGAGCGCAAGGAACAGATCTTCACCTGTGCCGCCCTGCTCTTCGGCGAACGCCCTTACGCTGAAGTATCCACATCGGACATAGCAGCTCGGGCCGGCGTCGCGAGAGGGCTGATAAACCACTATTTCGGGACGAAGCGGGAACTCTATCTCGCGGTGGTGAAAAGGGCGCTGAACGTTCCGCACGAGGCGGTGACCCAGCTTCCGAACGGAACGCTGGAGGAGCGGACCAACGCGGCCGTCGAGTGGTTTCTCGACATGGTGAGCAAGCAGGAGAAGACGTGGCTCGCGGCGATCACGCCGGAGGGCATCGGCAGGGATGCCGAGGTGGAGCACATCCTCGACGGTGCGGACAGGGCGGCGGCCGACCGGGTGCTGGAGGCGATGGGCTTCGCCGGTGACGACCCCCGGTGGGAGCAGTTGAACGCACTGGTGCGCTCGTACGGGGGCATGGTGAAGTCAGCGGGCAGGGAGTGGCTCATCCACGGCACTCTCGACCGACGCCAGGTGCATGTCCTGTTGAGCAGACTGCTGCGCACCCTGGTGACCGACGTGTTACCGGAGGTGGACGCGACGCGGTAA